In the Vitis vinifera cultivar Pinot Noir 40024 chromosome 2, ASM3070453v1 genome, one interval contains:
- the LOC100265998 gene encoding probable BOI-related E3 ubiquitin-protein ligase 2 → MAVQAQYPSNVLLLNRGVQDGKIDCSLQPQPGGFLDQSHMLFNNGVVANSRKRGREVFGNTNTGGVVAPTVNSFPLQPQPSQLIDLSVLHNHQPNVVSTGLRLAFGEQHLQHPQQQQQQQQNQQQQSAVLSLLSEDFTAQIKHQRDEIDQFLRAQGEQLRRTLAEKRQRHYRALLGAAEESVARRLREKEAEVEKAARCNAELEARAAQLSMEAQVWQAKARAQEATAASLQAQLQQAMMSGGGCSQDRRGEEGLGCAVGAEGGGCSGQAEDAESAYIDPERVKSSGPMCKACRKRVASVVLLPCRHFCICTQCDGVVQACPLCLSLRDSSVEVFLS, encoded by the exons ATGGCCGTTCAAGCTCAGTACCCATCCAATGTTCTTCTTCTCAACAG AGGCGTGCAAGACGGGAAGATTGATTGCTCTTTACAACCGCAGCCGGGTGGGTTTCTGGACCAATCCCATATGTTGTTTAACAATGGAG TGGTGGCCAATAGCCGGAAAAGAGGAAGAGAAGTGTTTGGCAACACCAATACTGGCGGTGTAGTTGCGCCTACGGTGAATTCATTTCCGCTTCAGCCTCAGCCTTCTCAGCTGATAGACCTCTCCGTCCTCCACAATCACCAGCCAAATGTGGTGTCCACCGGCCTCCGCTTAGCCTTTGGAGAACAACACCTTCAACACCcccaacaacaacaacagcaGCAGCAAAATCAACAACAACAATCAGCTGTATTATCTCTATTATCAGAAGATTTCACCGCCCAAATAAAACACCAAAGGGACGAAATCGACCAGTTCCTTCGAGCCCAG ggAGAGCAGTTGAGGCGCACATTAGCGGAGAAGCGGCAGAGACACTACCGTGCCCTGCTCGGCGCGGCGGAGGAGTCTGTTGCCCGGAGGCTGCGAGAGAAGGAGGCCGAGGTGGAAAAGGCCGCCCGGTGCAACGCGGAGCTGGAGGCTCGGGCGGCCCAGCTTAGCATGGAGGCGCAAGTTTGGCAGGCAAAGGCTCGGGCACAGGAGGCGACGGCGGCCTCGCTGCAAGCACAGCTGCAGCAGGCTATGATGAGCGGAGGAGGGTGCTCACAGGATAGGCGTGGGGAGGAGGGGCTAGGATGCGCGGTGGGCGCAGAGGGTGGGGGATGCAGCGGGCAAGCGGAGGACGCTGAGTCGGCGTATATCGACCCGGAACGAGTGAAATCGTCAGGACCGATGTGCAAAGCGTGTAGGAAGAGAGTGGCGTCAGTGGTGCTGTTGCCGTGTCGGCATTTCTGCATCTGTACACAATGTGACGGCGTGGTACAAGCCTGCCCTCTTTGCCTCTCCCTCAGAGATTCCAGTGTTGAAGTCTTTCTTTCTTAA
- the LOC100257499 gene encoding FCS-Like Zinc finger 2 has product MDSTPTRQPYFIEEEDDTQASLSDMEAGFSGNHLFFSRSHSAPHRRGSLRNLSFFSASSPRSARFYDARFEDHQPHFLEACFLCNKPLGDNRDIYMYRGDTPFCSEECRQEQIEMDEATEKNRSISSIKAFRKEQKTSSTPSKSQNYPFRTGTVAAA; this is encoded by the exons ATGGACTCCACACCCACCAGACAACCATATTTCATCGAAGAAGAGGACGATACTCAGGCTTCTCTATCAGATATGGAGGCTGGATTCTCTGGCAACCACCTTTTCTTCTCTAGGTCCCACAGTGCTCCTCACaggagaggtagtttgagaaacctCTCTTTTTTCAGCGCTTCTTCTCCGAGATCTGCCAGGTTTTATGATGCTAGATTTGAAGATCATCAACCCCATTTTCTTGAAGCTTGTTTTCTTTGCAACAAACCCCTTGGCGATAACAGAGATATTTACATGTACAG GGGGGACACTCCATTCTGTAGCGAAGAGTGCAGACAAGAGCAGATAGAGATGGATGAGGCCACAGAGAAGAACCGGAGTATTTCTTCCATTAAGGCCTTTAGAAAAGAGCAGAAAACGTCGTCAACTCCAAGCAAATCTCAGAACTATCCTTTCAGAACAGGCACAGTGGCAGCCGCTTAA